One part of the Methylobacterium terrae genome encodes these proteins:
- a CDS encoding oxalate decarboxylase family bicupin: MTLISRRHTLAAAAAGLVSSTAGAQAPAPSGSTPIRGKDGADILGPTNPARQAEEPFTTRPPKTDHGTMPNLKWSFTDSHMRLEEGGWARQTTTRELPISTAMAGVNMRLKAGVAREMHWHKEAEWSYMLKGRARITAVDQDGRTFVDDVGEGDLWYFPSGIPHSIQGLESDVDGCEFLLVFDDGHFSEDSTFLITDWLAHTPRDVLAKNFGVPESALAGLPSTEKYIFPAPMPGPLAGDRTGGAGPIPESFSHRMLAQEPTRTKSGSVRITDSRIFPASKTIAAALVELEPGGMRELHWHPNGDEWQYYLSGQGRMTVFGSESKARTFDYQAGDVGYVPFAMGHYIENTGATPLRFLELFRSPTYADVSLNQWMALTPHALVRAHLNVDESVLAGLPVKKTPVVPG, translated from the coding sequence GTGACCCTCATCTCCCGCCGTCACACGCTGGCCGCCGCGGCGGCCGGCCTCGTCAGCAGCACCGCCGGCGCGCAGGCGCCCGCACCCTCCGGATCGACGCCCATCCGCGGCAAGGACGGCGCCGACATCCTCGGCCCGACCAACCCGGCGCGCCAGGCCGAGGAGCCGTTCACCACGCGCCCGCCGAAGACCGACCACGGCACGATGCCGAACCTGAAATGGTCCTTCACCGACAGCCACATGCGGCTCGAGGAGGGCGGCTGGGCGCGCCAGACCACCACGCGCGAATTGCCGATCTCGACCGCGATGGCGGGCGTCAACATGCGCCTCAAGGCCGGCGTCGCCCGCGAGATGCACTGGCACAAGGAAGCCGAGTGGTCCTACATGCTGAAGGGCCGCGCCCGCATCACCGCGGTCGACCAGGACGGCCGCACCTTCGTCGACGACGTCGGCGAGGGCGACCTCTGGTACTTCCCGTCCGGCATTCCCCACTCGATCCAGGGTTTGGAGAGCGACGTCGACGGCTGCGAGTTCCTGCTGGTCTTCGACGACGGGCACTTCTCCGAAGACTCGACCTTCCTGATCACCGACTGGCTCGCCCATACCCCGCGCGACGTGCTGGCGAAGAATTTCGGCGTGCCCGAATCGGCTCTGGCCGGGCTGCCTTCCACGGAGAAGTACATCTTCCCGGCGCCGATGCCGGGCCCGCTCGCCGGCGACCGGACCGGCGGCGCCGGCCCGATCCCCGAGAGCTTCAGCCACCGGATGCTGGCGCAGGAGCCGACGCGGACGAAGAGCGGCAGCGTCCGCATCACCGATTCCCGGATCTTCCCGGCCTCGAAGACCATCGCGGCGGCCCTCGTCGAGCTCGAGCCCGGGGGAATGCGGGAGCTGCACTGGCACCCGAACGGCGACGAGTGGCAGTACTACCTCTCGGGGCAGGGCCGCATGACGGTGTTCGGCTCGGAATCGAAGGCCCGCACCTTCGACTACCAGGCCGGCGACGTCGGCTACGTGCCCTTCGCCATGGGCCACTACATCGAGAATACCGGTGCGACGCCGCTCCGCTTCCTGGAGCTGTTCCGCAGCCCGACCTACGCCGACGTGTCGCTGAACCAGTGGATGGCGCTGACCCCGCACGCGCTGGTGCGGGCGCATCTGAACGTCGACGAGTCGGTGCTGGCCGGGCTGCCGGTAAAGAAGACACCGGTGGTGCCGGGTTGA
- a CDS encoding serine hydrolase domain-containing protein, which produces MGEDLKAAADAILRRGVAQAPGLPGIVAMATDRERTLYAGAAGQRSGDAPMTTDTVLAIFSTTKAVTATAALQLAEEGLIDLDAPAASYVPALAEIQVLEGFAEDGSPRLRPPARPVTTRMLLLHTAGFGYDIFNESYARLLRESRRPGVTSGTRASLMTPLLFDPGESWEYGSNIDWAGQVVEAVTGRRLGTVMRERIFGPLGMESTGFSLTPALRTRLARMHQRNEDGTLKVLDGFELPQEPEVEMGGHGLYSTAEDYLRFVRMWLDDGAGPHGPVLRPETVAMAATNGLGPSLRIRALPGVKRHLSHDAEFFPGMPKSWGLSFMINDEDAPTGRSAGSLAWAGLANLYFWIDRTRGVGGFWGTQLFPFADPASMENFLEFETALYRSLG; this is translated from the coding sequence ATGGGCGAAGACCTGAAGGCCGCGGCCGACGCGATCCTGCGGCGCGGGGTGGCGCAGGCCCCCGGACTTCCCGGCATCGTCGCGATGGCGACCGACCGCGAGCGCACGCTCTATGCCGGCGCCGCCGGGCAGCGGAGCGGGGATGCGCCGATGACCACCGACACGGTCCTGGCGATCTTCTCCACCACCAAGGCGGTCACCGCCACCGCCGCGCTGCAACTCGCCGAGGAGGGTCTCATCGACCTCGACGCTCCGGCCGCCTCGTACGTGCCGGCCCTCGCCGAAATCCAGGTGCTCGAGGGCTTCGCCGAGGACGGCAGCCCCCGGCTTCGTCCGCCGGCGCGGCCGGTCACCACCCGGATGCTGCTGCTGCACACCGCCGGCTTCGGCTACGACATCTTCAACGAATCGTACGCCCGCCTGCTGCGCGAGAGCCGACGGCCGGGCGTGACCAGCGGCACCCGCGCCTCGCTGATGACCCCGCTGCTGTTCGATCCCGGGGAGTCGTGGGAGTACGGCAGCAACATCGACTGGGCCGGCCAGGTGGTCGAGGCGGTGACGGGCCGGCGCCTCGGGACGGTGATGCGGGAGCGGATCTTCGGGCCTCTCGGCATGGAGAGCACCGGCTTCTCGCTGACGCCCGCCCTGCGCACCCGCCTCGCCCGGATGCACCAGCGCAACGAGGACGGCACCCTCAAGGTCCTCGACGGCTTCGAGCTGCCGCAGGAGCCGGAGGTCGAGATGGGCGGCCACGGTCTCTACTCCACCGCCGAGGACTACCTGCGCTTCGTCCGGATGTGGCTCGACGACGGCGCCGGCCCGCACGGACCGGTGCTGCGGCCGGAGACCGTCGCGATGGCGGCGACCAACGGCCTCGGGCCCTCGCTCAGGATCCGCGCTCTCCCGGGGGTGAAGCGTCACCTCTCGCACGACGCCGAGTTCTTCCCCGGCATGCCGAAATCCTGGGGCCTGAGCTTCATGATCAACGACGAGGACGCCCCGACCGGGCGCTCGGCCGGCTCGCTCGCCTGGGCGGGCTTGGCCAACCTGTATTTCTGGATCGACCGGACCAGGGGAGTCGGCGGGTTCTGGGGGACGCAGCTCTTTCCGTTCGCCGACCCGGCTTCAATGGAGAATTTTCTGGAGTTCGAGACGGCTTTGTATCGCAGCCTGGGCTGA
- a CDS encoding NupC/NupG family nucleoside CNT transporter, whose amino-acid sequence MPDRLLHASASIAVLIAVAVLFSTNRRAIRPRVVLSALAVQIGLGALVLFWPAGRAALSAVADAVQAVLSYGDKGVAFLFGGLVEPKMFELFGGGGFVLALRVLPQIIYVSALIAVLYHVGVMQALARGLGAALQRVLGTSRIETFSAVITIFIGQSEIAVALRPFLALLTGAELFAVMTSGAASTAGSILAGYAALGVPMPYLLAASFMAIPGGLLYAKILVPSTEPSRVTTMRVTFGETRAVNVIEAAADGTQKGLAVAVAVGAMLIAFVGLIALVDGIVAHAGGLVGAPGASIEGALGLALAPLAWLLGVPWDQATLVGGAIGQKLAFNEFLAYANLSPVLKSGELGARTTAILCFALCGFANLASIAIQLASFGSLVPERRSEVAAYGLRAILAGTLSNLTSAAIAGVFIGA is encoded by the coding sequence ATGCCGGACCGCCTGCTCCACGCCAGTGCCAGCATCGCGGTGCTGATCGCGGTCGCGGTCCTGTTCTCGACCAACCGCCGGGCGATCCGGCCGCGGGTGGTCCTGTCGGCGCTCGCCGTCCAGATCGGGCTCGGCGCCCTGGTGCTGTTCTGGCCGGCGGGCCGCGCGGCCCTGAGCGCCGTCGCCGACGCGGTGCAGGCGGTCCTGTCCTACGGCGACAAGGGCGTGGCGTTCCTGTTCGGCGGCCTCGTCGAGCCGAAGATGTTCGAGTTGTTCGGCGGCGGCGGCTTCGTGCTGGCACTCAGGGTGCTGCCGCAGATCATCTACGTCTCGGCGCTGATCGCGGTCCTGTACCACGTCGGCGTGATGCAGGCGCTCGCCCGGGGCTTAGGGGCGGCGTTGCAGCGGGTGCTCGGGACCTCGCGGATCGAGACGTTCTCGGCGGTCATCACCATCTTCATCGGCCAGAGCGAGATCGCGGTGGCGCTCCGTCCGTTCCTGGCGCTGCTGACCGGGGCCGAGCTGTTCGCCGTGATGACGAGCGGGGCGGCCTCCACCGCCGGCTCGATCCTCGCCGGCTACGCCGCGCTCGGCGTGCCGATGCCGTATCTCCTCGCCGCCTCGTTCATGGCGATCCCCGGCGGGCTCCTCTACGCCAAGATCCTGGTGCCCTCGACCGAGCCGAGCCGGGTCACGACGATGCGGGTCACGTTCGGCGAGACCCGGGCGGTCAACGTGATCGAGGCCGCCGCCGACGGCACCCAGAAGGGCCTCGCCGTGGCGGTGGCGGTCGGCGCGATGCTGATCGCCTTCGTGGGGCTGATCGCCCTCGTCGACGGGATCGTGGCCCATGCCGGCGGCCTCGTGGGCGCGCCCGGCGCCTCGATCGAGGGTGCCCTCGGCCTCGCCCTGGCGCCGCTCGCCTGGCTTCTCGGCGTGCCGTGGGACCAGGCGACGCTGGTGGGCGGCGCCATCGGCCAGAAGCTCGCCTTCAACGAGTTCCTGGCCTACGCCAACCTCTCGCCGGTGCTGAAGAGCGGCGAGCTCGGGGCCCGCACCACCGCGATCCTGTGCTTTGCCCTGTGCGGCTTCGCCAACCTGGCGTCGATCGCGATCCAGCTCGCGAGCTTCGGCAGCCTCGTGCCCGAGCGCCGTTCGGAGGTGGCGGCCTACGGCCTGCGGGCGATCCTCGCCGGGACGCTGTCGAACCTGACGAGTGCGGCCATCGCCGGGGTGTTCATCGGGGCGTGA
- a CDS encoding caspase family protein, with translation MPPLRHVILALAALAGLVATALPAAAAPAERRIALVVGNGAYAAGPIPTAANDAGLVAQTLQAAGFDVVGARDLDEDALRRSLRDFTDKAAAAGPDAVAFVYLAGYGLQLENEAYFAPVDARIETASDVPLRALRVSDYVKRLAALPLKARFVVLDAARAAPFRLAGDPLAGGLPLVEADPGSLIAYNAAPGTVGPAETGPYGAYALALVEMIREGGLAPAALFERVRLRVAEVTRGGEVPWSGSRIEAPFVFLEREAGAPSLAGFAPPAKPLGEIGAREAYAACLGRDTLPAYEEFVAAYPRDPLAKRVRAIIAARREALTWRRSALADSPEAYWSYLARYPRGPHAWDARRRLTALAAAFAPPPGYRMLAYDVPPPPPEEAIYVERPALFLDDPAYALPPPPVAFLPPRPTVLVELAPPPPPAETYVLPVPIYVPVPTYVVAPPAVVPPPNPALFQNLHVTTVTVPREHGPEPARPGTARLGAPVVGAVAGAALGAAAARVALPPALARRTAPRPDPQGAPGQIPRPNGPASPDPGAALRPSLPGQIPSQAPGGPRPNPAQALPGAGGTPLPAVAGRPGMPRPAGLGQIPPVAARPAGPPAAAGRPVTQGAAAAHPPQGSVSGGPQPQGLQPQGLQPQGVRPPLTPSRPVQPPRMVAPAQAPRPAMPPSTPAPRLATPARAPRPDDGLQRMRMEQAVRQQAVQRQQALQAQQAQGRQRFEAQQMMQRQQQQMQDAMRRQQAQAMRQPQMMAPRPQPMPPHPPQGAPRPAPHAPPGHGCGHPGGPPCR, from the coding sequence ATGCCGCCGCTCCGACACGTCATCCTTGCTCTCGCGGCGCTGGCCGGCCTCGTCGCGACCGCCCTCCCCGCAGCGGCGGCCCCGGCCGAACGGCGGATCGCCCTCGTGGTCGGCAACGGCGCCTACGCGGCCGGGCCGATCCCGACCGCCGCCAACGATGCCGGCCTCGTCGCCCAGACGCTCCAGGCGGCGGGGTTCGACGTCGTCGGCGCCCGCGACCTCGACGAGGACGCGCTGCGCCGGTCCCTGCGCGACTTCACCGACAAGGCCGCGGCGGCGGGGCCGGACGCGGTGGCCTTCGTCTACCTCGCCGGCTACGGGTTGCAGCTCGAGAACGAGGCCTATTTCGCGCCGGTCGATGCCCGGATCGAGACCGCCTCCGACGTGCCGCTCCGGGCGCTCAGGGTCTCGGACTACGTCAAGCGCCTCGCCGCCCTGCCGCTCAAGGCCCGGTTCGTGGTGCTCGACGCCGCCCGGGCCGCGCCGTTCCGCTTAGCGGGCGATCCGCTGGCCGGCGGCCTGCCGCTCGTCGAGGCCGATCCCGGCAGCCTGATCGCGTACAATGCCGCGCCCGGCACCGTCGGCCCGGCCGAGACCGGGCCCTACGGCGCCTACGCGCTCGCCCTCGTCGAGATGATCCGCGAGGGGGGACTGGCGCCCGCCGCCCTGTTCGAGCGGGTGCGCCTGCGGGTGGCCGAGGTGACCCGCGGGGGCGAGGTGCCGTGGAGCGGCTCGCGCATCGAGGCGCCGTTCGTGTTCCTGGAGCGGGAGGCCGGCGCGCCGTCGCTCGCCGGCTTCGCGCCGCCGGCAAAGCCGCTCGGCGAGATCGGGGCGCGGGAGGCCTACGCCGCCTGCCTCGGCCGCGACACCCTGCCGGCCTACGAGGAGTTCGTCGCCGCCTATCCCCGCGACCCGCTGGCCAAGCGCGTGCGGGCGATCATCGCGGCCCGGCGCGAGGCCCTGACCTGGCGGCGCAGCGCCCTCGCCGATTCGCCCGAGGCCTACTGGTCCTACCTCGCCCGCTATCCCCGCGGGCCGCATGCCTGGGATGCCCGCCGGCGCCTCACGGCGCTCGCCGCCGCCTTCGCGCCGCCGCCGGGTTACCGGATGCTCGCCTACGACGTTCCGCCGCCCCCGCCCGAGGAGGCGATCTACGTCGAGCGGCCGGCGCTCTTCCTCGACGACCCGGCCTACGCCCTGCCGCCGCCGCCCGTCGCCTTCCTGCCGCCGCGGCCGACCGTGCTGGTGGAGCTCGCCCCGCCCCCGCCGCCGGCCGAGACCTACGTGCTGCCGGTGCCGATCTACGTCCCGGTCCCGACCTACGTGGTGGCGCCGCCGGCCGTGGTGCCGCCGCCGAACCCGGCGCTGTTCCAGAACCTGCACGTCACCACCGTCACGGTCCCGCGCGAGCACGGTCCCGAGCCGGCACGGCCGGGGACGGCGCGCCTCGGGGCGCCGGTCGTCGGCGCCGTCGCGGGGGCGGCGCTCGGCGCTGCCGCGGCGCGCGTCGCCCTGCCGCCGGCCCTCGCCCGGAGGACCGCCCCGCGCCCGGATCCGCAGGGCGCGCCGGGCCAGATCCCGCGCCCGAACGGCCCGGCGAGCCCTGATCCCGGCGCCGCCCTGCGGCCGAGCCTGCCCGGGCAGATCCCGTCCCAGGCGCCGGGCGGGCCGCGCCCGAACCCCGCACAAGCGCTGCCCGGCGCAGGCGGCACCCCGCTGCCGGCGGTCGCCGGACGCCCCGGCATGCCCCGACCCGCCGGGCTCGGCCAGATCCCGCCGGTTGCCGCGCGACCCGCGGGGCCGCCCGCGGCCGCGGGCCGACCGGTGACGCAGGGGGCCGCCGCCGCCCACCCGCCGCAAGGATCGGTCTCGGGCGGGCCGCAGCCCCAAGGACTGCAGCCCCAAGGACTCCAGCCCCAAGGCGTGCGGCCCCCCCTCACCCCGTCGCGCCCCGTGCAGCCGCCGCGGATGGTCGCCCCCGCGCAGGCGCCGCGACCGGCGATGCCGCCTTCCACTCCGGCACCCCGCCTGGCCACGCCCGCCCGCGCGCCTCGGCCGGATGACGGGTTGCAGCGGATGCGGATGGAGCAGGCCGTGCGCCAGCAGGCGGTGCAGCGGCAGCAGGCCCTGCAGGCGCAGCAGGCTCAGGGCCGCCAGCGCTTCGAGGCGCAGCAGATGATGCAGCGCCAGCAGCAGCAGATGCAGGACGCGATGCGGCGCCAGCAGGCGCAGGCGATGCGCCAGCCGCAGATGATGGCGCCGCGGCCCCAGCCGATGCCGCCGCACCCGCCGCAAGGCGCGCCGCGCCCGGCCCCCCACGCGCCGCCGGGCCATGGTTGCGGCCATCCGGGCGGGCCGCCGTGCCGGTAG
- the prfB gene encoding peptide chain release factor 2 (programmed frameshift) — MRAEIEQLSDAAKQSIGLLRRHLDWDTVDKRLAELNARSEDPSLWNDPEEAQKVMRERTQLDDAATAIRRLEQGLEDGATLIELGEMESDAASIREGEEQIRAVQVEAARRQIETLLSGEADGNDTYLEVHAGAGGTESQDWANMLQRMYARWAERRKYKVDIVEWSDGEEAGIKGATLLIKGHNAYGWLKTESGVHRLVRISPYDSNARRHTSFASVWVYPVIDDRITIEIKESDCRIDTYRSSGAGGQHVNTTDSAVRITHNPTGIVVACQQERSQHKNRATAWNMLRARLYELELKKREEKANAEAASKTDIGWGHQIRSYVLQPYQLVKDLRTGATSTSPDDVLDGDIDDLIEASLAHRVYGGADAVEDID, encoded by the exons ATGCGCGCCGAGATCGAGCAACTCTCGGATGCCGCCAAGCAGTCGATCGGACTGCTGAGGAGGCATCTT GACTGGGATACCGTTGACAAGCGCCTCGCGGAGCTGAACGCCCGCTCCGAGGATCCCTCGCTCTGGAACGATCCGGAGGAGGCCCAGAAGGTCATGCGCGAGCGCACCCAGCTCGACGACGCCGCGACGGCGATCCGGCGCCTGGAGCAGGGGCTGGAGGACGGCGCGACGCTGATCGAGCTCGGCGAGATGGAGAGCGACGCCGCGAGCATCCGCGAGGGCGAGGAGCAGATCCGCGCCGTGCAGGTCGAGGCCGCGCGCCGCCAGATCGAGACCCTGCTCTCGGGCGAGGCCGACGGCAACGACACCTATCTCGAGGTCCATGCCGGCGCCGGCGGCACCGAGAGCCAGGACTGGGCCAACATGCTCCAGCGCATGTACGCCCGCTGGGCCGAGCGCCGGAAGTACAAGGTCGACATCGTCGAGTGGTCGGACGGCGAGGAGGCCGGGATCAAGGGCGCCACGCTCCTGATCAAGGGCCACAACGCCTATGGCTGGCTGAAGACCGAATCGGGCGTCCACCGCCTGGTGCGGATCTCTCCCTACGATTCCAACGCCCGGCGGCACACCAGCTTCGCCAGCGTCTGGGTCTATCCGGTCATCGACGACCGGATCACGATCGAGATCAAGGAATCGGATTGCCGGATCGACACCTACCGGTCGTCGGGCGCGGGCGGCCAGCACGTCAACACCACCGATTCGGCGGTGCGCATCACCCACAACCCGACCGGGATCGTGGTGGCCTGCCAGCAGGAGCGCTCGCAGCACAAGAACCGGGCCACCGCCTGGAACATGCTGCGCGCCCGCCTCTACGAGCTCGAGCTGAAGAAGCGCGAGGAGAAGGCCAACGCCGAGGCGGCCTCGAAGACCGACATCGGCTGGGGCCACCAGATCCGCTCCTACGTGCTCCAGCCCTACCAGCTGGTGAAGGACCTGCGCACCGGCGCCACCTCGACCAGCCCCGACGACGTCCTCGACGGCGACATCGACGACCTGATCGAGGCGTCGCTGGCGCATCGGGTCTATGGCGGGGCCGACGCGGTCGAGGACATCGACTGA
- a CDS encoding penicillin-binding protein 1A: protein MRFILRFFGFLFSIGAMAVVVGAAAGGYFFWKYSRDLPDHAALANYEPPVMTRVHAADGSLLAEYARERRLYLPIQAMPKIVVAAFLSAEDKNFYKHNGIDPEGVVRAIVTNASSGKKQGASTITQQVAKNFLLSSEQTFDRKIREALIALRIESTYSKDKILELYLNEIFLGTIVPGRNLHGIAAAALDYFGKSVHELTIHEAAYLAALPKGPNNYHPYRRTQQALARRNEIIGLMAQNGYITKEEAESERKLPLGVNPRSVSPNTANANYFAEEVRREISERYGEKKLYEGGLSVRTTLDPKMQVMARKALVDGLVRYDQARGWRGPKSRVELAGRDWGMAVAEVPALGDVQPWRLAVVLDTSGGRATIGLQPKRESSGQVSKDRDTGTITAEGVRWTGRSVAAALNPGDVVYVERMEGAGTAYRLRQIPEVSGAIVAMDPYTGRVHAMVGGFSYDESEFNRATQAMRQPGSSFKPIVYSAALDNGYTPSSIVLDTPITIEAGPGQEAWSPSNYDGKSGGPHTLRYGIEHSKNLMTVRLAKDVGMPLIAEYARRFGVYDDMLPVLPMSLGAGETTVMRMVTAYSMLDNGGRRIRPTLIDRIQDRNGETIYRHDTRKCIGCDADKWSGQDEPKLVDESEQVLDPLTAYQIVSIMEGVVQRGTATILKEIGKPLAGKTGTTNDAKDAWFVGFSPDLAVGIYIGYDKPRSLGDRATGGGLAAPVARDFLKAALKDKPPTPFRVPPGIKLIRVNAASGTRAGGSEGGLLEAFKPGTAPPDSYSAPPSAQPAAPGAVPPDADRAAQAGGLY, encoded by the coding sequence ATGCGCTTCATCCTCCGCTTCTTCGGCTTCCTGTTCAGCATCGGTGCGATGGCGGTCGTCGTCGGCGCCGCGGCGGGCGGCTACTTCTTCTGGAAGTACTCGCGCGACCTGCCCGACCACGCGGCGCTCGCCAATTACGAGCCGCCGGTGATGACCCGCGTCCACGCCGCCGACGGCAGCCTGCTCGCCGAGTACGCCCGCGAGCGCCGGCTCTACCTGCCGATCCAGGCGATGCCGAAGATCGTCGTCGCGGCCTTCCTGTCGGCCGAGGACAAGAACTTCTACAAGCACAACGGCATCGATCCCGAGGGCGTCGTCCGGGCGATCGTGACCAACGCGTCGAGCGGCAAGAAGCAGGGCGCCTCGACCATCACCCAGCAGGTCGCCAAGAACTTCCTGCTCTCCTCCGAGCAGACCTTCGACCGCAAGATCCGCGAGGCGCTGATCGCCCTGCGCATCGAGTCGACCTACTCGAAGGACAAGATCCTCGAGCTCTACCTCAACGAGATCTTCCTCGGCACGATCGTGCCGGGCCGCAACCTGCACGGCATCGCGGCCGCCGCGCTCGACTATTTCGGCAAGTCGGTGCACGAGCTGACGATCCACGAGGCGGCCTACCTGGCGGCCCTGCCGAAGGGCCCGAACAACTACCATCCCTACCGCCGCACCCAGCAGGCGCTGGCGCGCCGCAACGAGATCATCGGCCTGATGGCCCAGAACGGGTACATCACCAAGGAGGAGGCCGAATCGGAGCGCAAGCTGCCGCTCGGCGTCAACCCGCGCAGCGTCTCGCCGAACACCGCCAACGCGAACTACTTCGCCGAGGAGGTCCGCCGCGAGATCTCCGAGCGCTACGGCGAGAAGAAGCTCTACGAGGGCGGCCTGTCGGTGCGCACCACCCTCGACCCGAAGATGCAGGTGATGGCCCGCAAGGCGCTGGTCGACGGCCTCGTGCGCTACGACCAGGCCCGCGGCTGGCGCGGGCCGAAGAGCCGGGTCGAGCTCGCCGGCCGCGACTGGGGCATGGCGGTGGCCGAGGTGCCGGCGCTCGGCGACGTGCAGCCCTGGCGGCTCGCGGTGGTGCTCGACACCTCGGGCGGCCGCGCCACGATCGGCCTGCAGCCGAAGCGCGAGAGCTCGGGGCAGGTCTCGAAGGACCGCGACACCGGAACCATCACGGCGGAAGGCGTGCGCTGGACCGGCCGCAGCGTCGCGGCGGCGCTCAACCCGGGCGACGTGGTCTACGTCGAGCGGATGGAGGGCGCCGGCACCGCCTACCGCCTGCGGCAGATCCCGGAGGTCTCCGGCGCCATCGTGGCCATGGATCCCTATACCGGCCGCGTCCACGCGATGGTCGGCGGCTTCTCCTACGACGAGAGCGAGTTCAACCGCGCCACCCAGGCGATGCGCCAGCCGGGCTCGTCGTTCAAGCCGATCGTCTACTCGGCGGCGCTCGACAACGGCTACACCCCGTCCTCGATCGTGCTCGACACGCCGATCACCATCGAGGCGGGTCCCGGCCAGGAGGCCTGGTCGCCCTCGAACTACGACGGCAAGTCCGGCGGTCCCCACACCCTGCGCTACGGCATCGAGCACTCGAAGAACCTGATGACGGTGCGGCTCGCCAAGGATGTCGGCATGCCGCTGATCGCCGAGTACGCCCGCCGCTTCGGCGTCTACGACGACATGCTCCCCGTGCTGCCGATGTCGCTCGGCGCCGGCGAGACCACCGTGATGCGGATGGTCACCGCCTACTCGATGCTCGACAACGGCGGCCGGCGCATCCGCCCGACCCTGATCGACCGGATCCAGGACCGCAACGGCGAGACCATCTACCGCCACGACACCCGCAAGTGCATCGGCTGCGACGCGGACAAGTGGTCGGGCCAGGACGAGCCGAAGCTCGTCGACGAGTCCGAGCAGGTCCTCGACCCGCTCACCGCCTACCAGATCGTCTCGATCATGGAGGGCGTGGTCCAGCGCGGCACCGCCACCATCCTGAAGGAGATCGGCAAGCCGCTCGCCGGCAAGACCGGCACCACCAACGACGCCAAGGACGCCTGGTTCGTCGGCTTCTCGCCGGACCTCGCGGTCGGCATCTACATCGGCTACGACAAGCCCCGCTCGCTCGGCGACCGCGCCACCGGCGGCGGCCTCGCCGCCCCGGTCGCCCGCGACTTCCTCAAGGCCGCCCTGAAGGACAAGCCGCCGACGCCGTTCCGCGTCCCCCCGGGCATCAAGCTGATCCGCGTCAACGCCGCCAGCGGCACCCGCGCCGGCGGCTCGGAGGGGGGCCTCCTCGAGGCGTTCAAGCCCGGCACCGCCCCGCCGGACAGCTACTCGGCCCCGCCGAGCGCCCAGCCGGCGGCACCGGGCGCGGTGCCCCCGGACGCGGACCGGGCGGCGCAGGCGGGCGGGCTGTACTGA